A DNA window from Trypanosoma brucei brucei TREU927 chromosome 11 chr11_scaffold01 genomic scaffold, whole genome shotgun sequence contains the following coding sequences:
- a CDS encoding ubiquitin carboxyl-terminal hydrolase, putative (Curated by J. Mottram.), with protein MLSSSSPVLVSEQTCDKVDYGMELMPGKRLNTPVETPVIICPLYNLGNTCYFNAGVQLLVNCPQFVYCLRDSLFRHPEHHRYAERVSRSCGKAALELFEAFTQLVNDMEFTQLEPDCAISPLRALECLSAVHPLFEGREQQDCPEMVNAVIANVAEVGRQEIELDNLLKSFEGDYLCLEKAMGCRRGDTSFVPMRCTRQRMEFDEISLQSGSLYGSDQMNRNGAASANHEQNENGSENNHFTTSAQTHNAPQFPVFPGSWWNFNTMRINQFVNRENRLLQLQEDSKNGKLPQSTFRPPKIFYNSVTDGFTGQILSEIRCHTCQRSSRIVESFSSLTIGIPSPRQRLQYAKKHPEVQRVKQDGTPQNLARSLYWRSVFSWFYAATRWIVGLFTGFSRRGNCPVTLQECLDIHFEPVELKGSNMYHCSTCNAKREATKQETLLTMPEYLLLHMKRFEQGKCFNTKKTDEVIFPMSWDVGAAQSTDVLRLRNYLDSNVLAFNYPLSTFHGTTSAGDSTPMENSTSVTTPLTATNDHQKFAAASSSPLQSMQTRENPDIEAPIDTYTLEAVVNHHGTIARGHYTTFARKKTASKDVWVYLNDEELSTTTADSVANSEEYLLLYKKQSLFPRSEAFEKLRTKARELLAKPLSSRMGLDAAGVDKSSRNPNSNTNLSISGGGDGCHDVVYISRPWLQRMTFMEEPGPILNRLSYRAATQETGESSSAHGTQSSPKQNLGEPTSAKGPPYEKSLPVEWFYVSLLQQEYDAFYDMYGGNQAVTQSEYNLMMSEQDALV; from the coding sequence ATGTTGTCATCTTCGTCGCCGGTTTTGGTTTCTGAGCAGACATGCGATAAGGTCGACTATGGCATGGAACTAATGCCTGGTAAGAGATTAAATACTCCTGTGGAAACACCAGTGATTATTTGTCCACTGTACAACCTTGGAAACACATGCTATTTTAATGCCGGTGTTCAGTTGCTTGTAAACTGCCCTCAATTTGTGTACTGCCTCCGTGACTCGCTGTTTCGCCACCCGGAGCATCACCGCTACGCTGAACGCGTAAGCCGTTCGTGCGGTAAGGCAGCACTGGAGTTATTTGAGGCCTTTACTCAATTGGTCAATGATATGGAGTTCACTCAACTTGAACCTGACTGCGCAATCTCGCCACTGAGGGCGTTGGAATGCCTTTCCGCTGTTCATCCGTTGTTTGAGGGCCGCGAACAGCAGGACTGTCCTGAAATGGTGAACGCGGTGATTGCTAACGTGGCGGAGGTGGGGCGGCAAGAAATCGAATTGGACAACTTGCTGAAGTCCTTTGAAGGGGATTATCTGTGCTTGGAAAAGGCAATGGGGTGTCGGCGAGGTGACACATCGTTTGTGCCCATGCGGTGCACGAGGCAACGGATGGAGTTCGATGAGATAAGTTTGCAGTCTGGTTCTTTATATGGAAGTGACCAAATGAATCGAAATGGGGCAGCATCTGCCAACCATGAACAGAATGAAAATGGTTCTGAGAACAACCATTTTACAACCTCTGCTCAAACGCACAACGCACCCCAGTTTCCAGTGTTTCCGGGAAGTTGGTGGAACTTCAATACAATGAGAATCAACCAATTTGTAAACCGTGAGAATAGGTTGCTTCAGCTTCAGGAAGACTCCAAGAATGGAAAGCTTCCCCAAAGCACGTTTCGACCACCCAAAATATTTTACAACAGTGTGACTGATGGTTTTACCGGTCAAATACTCTCCGAAATACGGTGCCACACTTGCCAAAGAAGCTCTCGTATTGTGGAGAGTTTTTCTTCGCTGACAATTGGAATCCCATCCCCCCGGCAGAGGCTCCAATATGCTAAAAAGCATCCGGAGGTTCAGCGCGTCAAACAGGATGGGACACCTCAGAACCTCGCACGGTCGCTTTATTGGCGTAGTGTTTTCTCGTGGTTCTATGCTGCGACACGGTGGATTGTTGGTCTGTTTACGGGCTTTTCGAGACGAGGAAATTGCCCTGTGACGTTGCAGGAGTGCCTCGACATCCATTTTGAGCCGGTGGAACTGAAGGGTAGCAACATGTATCATTGCAGCACATGCAATGCCAAACGGGAGGCAACTAAGCAGGAGACTCTCCTCACAATGCCCGAGTACCTACTGTTACATATGAAACGCTTCGAACAGGGGAAGTGTTTCAATACCAAGAAAACAGATGAAGTCATCTTCCCCATGTCGTGGGATGTAGGCGCTGCTCAAAGTACAGACGTGCTGCGGTTGCGTAACTATTTGGACTCGAATGTTTTAGCGTTTAATTACCCACTCTCAACATTCCACGGAACGACTAGTGCAGGTGATAGCACACCTATGGAAAACTCAACGTCTGTCACAACCCCCCTAACAGCTACTAACGACCACCAGAAGTTTGCCGCAGCCAGTTCGTCTCCTTTGCAAAGTATGCAAACAAGGGAAAACCCGGATATTGAGGCCCCAATCGATACCTACACCTTAGAAGCCGTCGTTAACCATCACGGAACTATTGCTCGTGGCCACTACACAACCTTCGCGCGTAAGAAGACTGCGTCGAAAGACGTGTGGGTTTACCTGAACGATGAAGAGTTGAGCACCACTACTGCTGACTCCGTGGCGAATTCGGAGGAGTACCTACTTCTATATAAGAAGCAATCTCTCTTCCCTCGCTCCGAGGCGTTCGAGAAACTTCGCACGAAGGCACGAGAGCTGTTGGCGAAACCACTGTCATCGCGTATGGGCTTGGATGCCGCTGGCGTAGACAAGAGTAGCAGGAATCCGAATAGCAACACCAACCTTTCCATATCTGGGGGCGGAGACGGTTGTCATGATGTGGTTTACATTTCCCGACCGTGGCTGCAGCGTATGACTTTTATGGAGGAGCCGGGTCCTATCCTCAACCGCCTTTCCTATCGCGCCGCCACGCAAGAAACAGGGGAGTCCTCGTCGGCACATGGTACGCAAAGTTCACCAAAACAAAATCTGGGGGAGCCAACTTCTGCAAAGGGGCCACCTTACGAGAAAAGCCTCCCCGTCGAGTGGTTCTATGTatcccttctgcaacaggAATATGACGCATTTTACGACATGTATGGTGGAAACCAGGCGGTGACTCAGAGTGAATACAATTTAATGATGAGTGAACAAGACGCACTCGTATGA